A genomic segment from Sorangium aterium encodes:
- a CDS encoding TfuA-like protein, translating to MIVLFTGPSLPPAEVPGLPELRVLPPVAQGDVYRAARERPWGIGIVDGFFEHVPSVWHKEILWAMSQGVHVFGASSMGALRAAELADFGMVGVGRIFEQVRSGALGADDEVAVAHASAEHGYRCTSEALVNIRATLGAAVEAKICDPALAERLVAISRALFYPDRTWPAVLQAARAAQEAPHMLDALKRWLPAGRVDQKRLDALAMIEAMQAARAMHRGPLEPGFIFQRTDVWERALDRMRAARLELDPGADVEALLDELRLLGDEPLYTRAIQGALLRGLAEEAAERNGVKVGPGHLERTAMEFRRERGLYTGPSTRAWLGEQGLDAKSFADMMAREAKLRWTAAVCEPEVRRHLVDQLRAMGCYGRLEEQARAKQAVMAGEGLDALDLAGSGVSDTDALWRWYFTERLGKPVPEDLETYAARFGFASVEALLRSVLIERWCTRLHRIPDIRPSDADADNEP from the coding sequence GTGATTGTCCTGTTCACCGGGCCCAGCCTGCCGCCCGCGGAGGTGCCCGGGCTCCCCGAACTGCGGGTCTTGCCGCCCGTCGCCCAGGGAGACGTCTACCGGGCCGCGCGCGAGCGACCGTGGGGGATTGGCATCGTGGACGGCTTCTTCGAGCACGTCCCGTCGGTCTGGCACAAGGAGATCCTCTGGGCGATGTCCCAGGGCGTCCATGTGTTCGGGGCGTCGAGCATGGGCGCGCTCCGAGCTGCCGAGCTGGCCGACTTCGGCATGGTCGGCGTGGGCCGGATCTTCGAGCAAGTTCGTTCGGGCGCGCTCGGCGCCGACGACGAAGTCGCGGTCGCGCACGCATCCGCCGAGCACGGCTATCGGTGCACATCGGAGGCCCTCGTCAATATCCGTGCGACGCTCGGCGCCGCCGTCGAGGCGAAGATCTGCGATCCGGCGCTCGCCGAGCGGCTCGTCGCCATCTCCAGGGCCCTGTTCTACCCTGATCGCACCTGGCCAGCGGTGCTCCAGGCGGCCCGAGCCGCGCAGGAGGCCCCCCACATGCTCGATGCGCTGAAGCGGTGGCTGCCCGCCGGGCGCGTGGACCAGAAGCGCCTCGACGCGCTCGCCATGATCGAGGCCATGCAGGCCGCGCGCGCCATGCATCGAGGACCGCTGGAGCCCGGCTTCATCTTCCAGCGTACCGACGTCTGGGAGCGGGCCCTCGATCGCATGCGCGCGGCCCGGCTCGAGCTCGATCCCGGCGCGGACGTCGAGGCCCTGCTCGACGAGCTGCGCCTGCTCGGGGACGAGCCGCTCTACACCCGCGCGATCCAGGGCGCCCTGCTGCGCGGCCTCGCCGAGGAGGCGGCGGAGCGCAACGGGGTGAAGGTCGGCCCCGGGCACCTCGAACGCACGGCCATGGAGTTCCGGCGCGAGCGAGGGCTGTACACCGGGCCCTCGACCCGCGCGTGGCTCGGCGAGCAGGGGCTCGACGCCAAGTCCTTCGCCGACATGATGGCGCGGGAAGCGAAGCTCCGCTGGACGGCCGCCGTGTGCGAGCCGGAGGTCCGCCGTCACCTCGTCGACCAGCTACGCGCCATGGGCTGCTACGGGCGTCTCGAGGAGCAGGCTCGCGCCAAGCAGGCCGTGATGGCGGGTGAGGGGCTGGACGCCCTGGATCTGGCGGGCAGCGGCGTGAGCGACACGGACGCGTTGTGGCGGTGGTATTTCACCGAGCGGCTCGGCAAGCCGGTTCCCGAGGACCTGGAGACCTACGCTGCGCGCTTCGGCTTTGCGAGCGTAGAAGCGTTGCTCCGATCGGTGCTGATCGAGCGCTGGTGCACGAGGCTCCACCGAATACCTGATATCCGCCCTTCCGATGCCGATGCCGACAACGAGCCTTGA
- a CDS encoding amidohydrolase family protein, with amino-acid sequence MRDGFRILDVDRHVSEPVALWAEYLPAAMRAYAPRLAPFRPPESLARRMSRLGEHALLPTPPILCVNGEPILRISEAAYIELGLAAERRRELLAASERPDGHLAEMDATGVDIAVLLPTYASYLVHDDGIDAERSRAYASAYNRWLGDFCASAPDRLLGPALLSRHDPEAMAGDLEQAARDGARAVVLRPNPVQGRTLSAPALARFWAACAHHGVTVLLHEGTHARVATAGADRFETRFGQHACSHPMEAMMALLSLIEGGVLEAHPTLRVGLLEAGCGFLPYWLWRLDHVEYAQMRGEVRGRVRRPPSEYFQRQCWIALEPGEAMLDRVVKEIGATRMMFGTDFPHLDHGPGMVDEMMALRGALGDKALRAILWESPCGLMGM; translated from the coding sequence ATGAGAGATGGCTTCCGGATCCTGGATGTGGATCGTCACGTCTCCGAGCCCGTCGCGTTATGGGCGGAGTACCTGCCGGCAGCGATGCGGGCGTATGCTCCTCGGCTCGCGCCCTTCAGGCCGCCCGAGTCGCTGGCCAGGCGGATGAGCCGCCTGGGCGAGCACGCGCTCCTGCCCACGCCCCCCATCCTCTGCGTGAACGGCGAGCCGATCCTGCGTATCTCCGAGGCGGCCTACATCGAGCTCGGGCTCGCCGCCGAGCGCCGCCGCGAGCTCCTCGCCGCCTCGGAGAGGCCTGACGGGCACCTCGCCGAGATGGACGCTACCGGGGTCGATATCGCCGTCCTGCTTCCGACGTACGCGTCCTATCTCGTCCACGACGACGGCATCGACGCCGAGCGCTCGCGCGCCTACGCCAGCGCCTACAATCGATGGCTGGGCGACTTCTGTGCGAGCGCGCCGGACAGGCTCCTCGGCCCCGCGCTGCTCTCGCGCCACGATCCGGAGGCCATGGCGGGCGATCTGGAGCAGGCGGCGCGCGACGGCGCGCGCGCCGTGGTGCTCCGGCCGAACCCGGTGCAGGGCCGCACGCTGAGCGCCCCTGCGCTCGCGCGGTTCTGGGCGGCGTGCGCGCACCACGGTGTCACCGTGCTCCTCCACGAGGGCACGCACGCGCGCGTCGCCACGGCGGGGGCCGATCGCTTCGAGACGCGGTTCGGCCAGCACGCGTGCTCTCACCCGATGGAGGCGATGATGGCGCTGCTCTCGCTGATCGAGGGCGGCGTGCTCGAGGCCCACCCGACGCTGCGGGTGGGCCTGCTCGAGGCGGGGTGCGGCTTTCTGCCTTACTGGCTCTGGCGGCTCGACCACGTCGAATACGCGCAGATGCGCGGCGAGGTGCGCGGCCGGGTGCGCCGGCCTCCCTCCGAGTACTTCCAGCGGCAGTGCTGGATCGCGCTCGAGCCCGGCGAGGCGATGCTCGACCGGGTGGTGAAGGAGATCGGCGCGACGCGGATGATGTTCGGGACCGATTTTCCCCACCTCGACCACGGGCCCGGGATGGTCGACG
- a CDS encoding BMA_0021/BMA_0022 family TOMM bacteriocin translates to MSTNQLMEFRSTYLRAIAEAWADPNGFGKELTGDNPTSVLKDRFGYIWPWPRTCELQIARADEDFRWIHDEWVWPSDLLDCLTLRLPLAPKRSAARPGYDGLLEDLRPEDYSRALGDYYKQRPSLFSDQWIREYDQHGVHARPQDKGGGLNIRADHGVQHVGRPERGREPVGCCHEGEQAGQERVGLHSGPPAGGFVPDDSSFAELNVVLLAAVAKAWSDEEFGRALKNDLASALRTIRGYRLPWTMSLRVEEDGAARWHPPGSPLDKDHQSYWDSLQPHTLKLYLPTKPSNVDSEPIALAAYNATGAAYPFTCCC, encoded by the coding sequence ATGAGCACGAACCAATTGATGGAGTTTCGCTCGACGTACCTGCGCGCGATCGCAGAGGCATGGGCCGATCCGAACGGTTTTGGCAAGGAGTTGACCGGGGACAACCCCACTTCCGTGCTCAAGGATCGATTTGGCTATATCTGGCCATGGCCAAGGACGTGCGAGCTTCAGATTGCACGAGCCGACGAGGACTTCAGGTGGATCCACGATGAGTGGGTCTGGCCCAGCGACCTGCTCGACTGCTTGACGCTGCGCCTGCCGCTCGCGCCCAAGCGTTCGGCAGCTCGTCCAGGGTACGATGGTCTGCTGGAAGACCTCCGTCCGGAGGACTACTCGAGGGCGCTCGGGGATTATTACAAGCAGCGCCCGTCGCTGTTCAGCGATCAATGGATCCGGGAGTACGATCAGCACGGGGTTCATGCACGCCCTCAGGACAAAGGGGGCGGGCTCAACATCCGGGCGGACCACGGGGTGCAGCACGTCGGTCGCCCCGAACGAGGGCGGGAGCCCGTGGGGTGCTGTCATGAGGGCGAACAGGCGGGCCAAGAGCGCGTCGGCCTCCACAGCGGCCCTCCTGCGGGGGGCTTCGTTCCCGACGACAGCTCGTTCGCCGAGCTCAACGTCGTGCTGCTCGCGGCGGTGGCCAAAGCCTGGAGCGACGAGGAATTTGGACGGGCGCTCAAGAACGACCTCGCATCGGCGCTGCGAACCATCCGAGGTTACAGGCTACCTTGGACGATGAGCCTGCGCGTCGAGGAGGACGGCGCAGCCCGGTGGCATCCGCCGGGATCTCCACTCGACAAGGACCATCAGTCGTACTGGGATTCGCTCCAGCCTCATACGCTCAAGCTCTACTTGCCCACGAAGCCGAGCAACGTGGACTCCGAGCCCATCGCGCTCGCCGCATACAACGCGACGGGAGCAGCGTACCCGTTCACTTGCTGCTGCTAA